A single genomic interval of Candidatus Margulisiibacteriota bacterium harbors:
- a CDS encoding ankyrin repeat domain-containing protein, translating into MLGKIIAQPKISGNVKIQLRIFLGCLKHNINPFAEPEVKLFLEMLIKIKPEERLKIIGKEDPDRLDFLLKKNRPATGDTISSARISIWTCLLNLNDKNSHMILDRLIRDFSIIGYIPRRQPKAVGHHNKELMEAIKNKNEELVRKLIEDGADINFRSDVKDEDSAIIKRAFFKGNENIVLMLLEAGVNLEGYKFGTYNSLLIWAIENNHKFIALYLLNRIVDVNIKDAWDNSTLICAIEKGDQEIIDLVLDHKPKLGIKNRDGNSALMLACKANLEKTVERLLKNKINLNVVNNSKESALIVAVKAGNYNIVKMLIQAGANYKPRDHWGTALQHAADKGNTDIVKLLLNYCSKELIDNNYGDGTALIRAAEKGYLEIIKLLVNAGADLTQRNSHKRSALDNACFRKHFDIVKYLIDEKGISVEPDESNDCSPFMYAALSGHLQITEYLFRKGANIHKRGYNNWTALFYAAMNLNKDVVLFLINNGAKVNELDTEGLSPLSHTLSYKNCLDTVRLLIDHGAEVNLCGENTSSPLERAIYYYRPDAVELLLKHKADRSFLSAPNYEIRSVAEAKELKNLINTIKNYK; encoded by the coding sequence ATGCTGGGAAAAATTATAGCGCAACCAAAAATCTCAGGAAATGTGAAAATACAACTAAGAATATTTCTTGGGTGCCTAAAGCATAATATAAATCCCTTTGCCGAACCTGAAGTTAAATTATTTCTGGAAATGTTAATTAAAATAAAGCCGGAAGAACGACTAAAAATTATTGGCAAAGAGGATCCGGACAGACTGGATTTTTTACTTAAAAAAAACAGACCGGCAACCGGAGACACAATATCCAGCGCCAGGATATCCATCTGGACCTGTCTCCTGAATCTAAATGATAAAAACAGCCACATGATCCTGGACCGGTTAATCAGAGACTTTTCTATAATAGGCTATATACCTCGCAGACAACCAAAGGCTGTCGGTCATCACAACAAAGAATTAATGGAAGCTATTAAAAACAAAAACGAAGAACTTGTACGCAAACTGATTGAAGACGGAGCTGATATAAATTTCAGGTCCGATGTCAAAGATGAAGATTCAGCAATAATAAAAAGAGCATTTTTTAAAGGTAATGAAAATATTGTATTGATGTTGCTGGAAGCCGGCGTAAACCTGGAAGGTTATAAATTTGGAACTTATAATTCCCTTCTAATCTGGGCAATCGAAAATAATCATAAATTTATAGCCCTTTATTTATTAAACCGAATTGTCGATGTCAATATCAAAGACGCCTGGGACAATTCGACCTTAATCTGCGCTATTGAAAAAGGTGATCAGGAAATAATCGACTTGGTTTTGGACCATAAACCAAAACTCGGCATAAAAAATCGGGATGGAAATAGTGCTTTAATGTTAGCCTGTAAAGCCAATCTGGAAAAAACAGTAGAACGTTTGTTGAAAAATAAGATCAATTTGAACGTCGTCAATAATAGTAAAGAATCCGCTCTGATCGTGGCAGTTAAAGCCGGGAACTATAATATTGTCAAAATGCTTATCCAGGCAGGGGCTAATTATAAACCCAGAGACCATTGGGGAACAGCGTTACAACACGCAGCCGATAAAGGCAACACTGACATTGTTAAACTGCTTCTGAACTATTGTTCCAAGGAACTGATAGATAATAATTACGGCGACGGGACAGCGCTTATCAGGGCTGCTGAAAAAGGTTATCTGGAGATCATTAAACTTCTGGTAAACGCCGGAGCAGATCTTACACAGAGGAATTCACATAAACGTTCGGCATTAGATAATGCCTGCTTTCGAAAACATTTCGACATAGTAAAATATCTGATTGATGAAAAAGGCATTTCTGTTGAACCGGACGAGTCTAACGATTGTTCGCCTTTTATGTATGCGGCTTTATCCGGACATTTACAGATAACAGAATATTTATTTCGGAAAGGGGCAAACATCCACAAGCGCGGGTATAACAACTGGACAGCATTATTCTACGCTGCCATGAACCTGAATAAAGATGTGGTCTTGTTCCTGATAAATAATGGCGCTAAAGTCAATGAACTGGATACTGAGGGTTTATCCCCCTTGAGTCATACTCTAAGTTATAAAAACTGTCTTGATACAGTCCGTCTTCTTATCGACCACGGGGCTGAAGTGAATCTTTGTGGGGAAAACACCTCTTCACCTTTAGAACGTGCCATTTACTACTATAGACCCGATGCAGTAGAATTGCTGCTTAAACACAAAGCCGACAGGTCTTTCTTAAGTGCTCCTAACTATGAGATAAGAAGTGTGGCTGAGGCCAAAGAATTAAAAAATCTAATAAATACCATAAAAAATTACAAATAA